The genomic interval gtgatatttattttccttaCAGGAAAAGCCGGCATGCCAAACGCTATGGACCACCGGCCTGCGATGGAGGCTTCAGGAGAAGCAGCTGTGATGCCTTCATATCATCAGATGGGGGCTaccatgtatgagggggcagggGGATATGGTCCTGAGGGTGAGATGCCCAGACCCTACATGAGCGCGCCCCCTGTGATGAACTACATGATGCCCCAACCTGGTGCAGCACAGGGCTCTGCCATGGGAAACCCGATGGGTAGGCCTCCCAGTATGGGCAACTATCCACCAGTGATGGCCTCCCAAAACAACCAAGCCAACACCATGTACCCTCCAGGGGGCCAACAGAAAGGCTACCCTGGGAGTATGGAGCAGCACTGTCCCATGATGAGCTACAATGTTCCTGGTCAACCATTGCAACTCCAGccacagccaccaggtggccCTGTTTCAGGTCCACACTACGACTACGGTCATGCCAGGCCTCACATGATGGAGCCTGCAAGCTATGGCGTTAAGAGGACCCCCTCCTTCCAGAACAAGATGGCACCGCCCTCCATGGTGCCCCAAGACAACTACGTCAACATGCAGGGGAAAGGGGCCATGGGTCAAAATGGacctggaggagggggagggtaCCCCGCTAACCTGTACTTGCCTCCTCATTCCCACCCCCGACAGGCAAGCCCCACCTCCCACCAAGTCCACATGATGTCCAGGTCTCCAGGTGGCGTGGCAGCCATGGGCCCTGACTTCTCAGATCTGCCGCAGAGCTTGATGACACCGTCCAGAGCCAGCCTCAACCTGGACCTGTATGAGCACCACTGGGCGGGGCCCCCAGGGCCCGAAGGGGCCCCTCCAGCCAGGCAACCCCAGCCCCAGGGCCCATTTAGGGGGGAGGTGCGTGTCCCCAGTAGAACCAACTCTTTCAACAGTCGCTCTGCAGGACCCAACGTTGTCCGGCCTTCGATGGCTGCACCTcctgcagctggaaaacaagaCCCCTCCTTGGGTCTACCAAACACCATCACGGCTGTAACATCCCCACCTATTCAACAGCCCGTCAAGAGCATCCGTGTGATGAGACCAGAGCCCAAGACAGCGGTGGGACCATGTCACCCAGGCTGGATGACGGCTCAGGGCCAGGATGCATCAGATTCTCTGGCCTACATGCCGGAGGAGACTTACCCACTTGAGTCTGCTCAGGAGCAACGCTGCCCACCACCACCTTACCCCAAAAGTCTGCTCATGTCTAGCACAGCTGGCGAACCAGGGACTCTGGACGGAGCAATGTGCGGAGCTCAGGACCACAGCAACCCTGCAGCGAGAAGCACACACAACGGCAGCGGAGGGAGTGGAAAGGGAGAAGAGAGCCAGCAGGTGAAAGAGAAGACAAAGATGGGCAAGGGAGAAAAACCtgtgaaagacaagaaacagatCCAGACGTCACCTGTTCCAGTGAGGAAGAACGGCCGTGACGAGGAGAAGAGGGAATCGCGTATCAAGACCTACTCACCTTTTGCATTCAAGTTCTACATGGAGCAGCACATAGAGAACGTGATGAAGACCCACCAGCAGAAACTTAACCGCAGGCTTCAACTGGAACAAGAGATGTCGAAGGTAAAACTATATTTTACAGCTGCTCATTAACTCCTTGATGTTACTCAGTCAGAATGCTGAATAActtgaatcacacacacaggtaaaagTCAAAGCCTCATTgttataaatgaaaatgttttgtgtCACATAGAAGCACACAATAGCATAGTTCATTTTTTGAATGTCAGAAAAAAATTTGATattaaaagatgaaaatatTGCTGTGGGATGCTGCAATATATGACTTATAATTAACATCACTTTCCCCATTTTATGTAGCTCCTTAAATAACCTTAACATTTGGATTAACTGAAATTCTTCAGTGGTTTTGCTTGTTTTAGCCCATTGATGATAAAATGCAGACAGTTTTCTAAAATATGCCATAGCACAGGCTAATTTGATCAAATCCAGGcttctgtaaaatataaaatctacTTAAAGAGGTTTACAGCATGCTTTAGATCTGTTATAGTAGAAAATGTGGCCTGTTAGATTTTAAAAGTAGCAGCTATTTTACAAGcaggaacattttttttaattcataaaaCAGCAAAGTTCACACTATTAAGTGAACATCCTGaactaaatgacagaaaacttAGATGGCAGGAAATTATTCactgtgacttttttttttaagcaagcATTGAGACTCTGGAAgttcattttgaaagaaaattaaatatcTCTCTTCAGGTTTAGAATCAATATAGAAACAATTTGGAAAAGTAGTTAAAAGGCTAAAAACCCAGTGGAAAAGCTCTTGAGCAACTTATAGCAATTGAGATGAGAAAGATTATGTGTTGTTTGGAGCGGTGATGTCCAAGACGCTGCCGCCCAGAAGCTTCTCCCTCCGGACTTTTTGTGATGGACAACAAAACCTTTGTCTTGGTGTCAGGAGTCAGTGAGTTCACATTAGTGTTTGCATGAGCTTGTCCTAAATCATGACTTTGGCCTCTGACCTACTTCAAAGTGACTGAAAGACATTCTTTAGAGGAGACAAAATACCACAGCCACACCCAGACAGTCCAATAACACAACGGGTTAAATCCGACCACAAAGGTCAGGGTGTGCTGGGCTGGGCTCATGCTGCATTCCGAGGACGTTACTAATCATAAATATGAAATTAATTTCCACCATCTTTGTCCAGGCCGGACTGTCAGAAGCGGAGCAGGAACAGATGAGGAAGATGCTGAACCAGAAAGAGTCCAACTACAACAGGCTACGCCGAGCCAAAATGGACAAGTCCATGTTTGTCAAAATCAAGACGCTGGGCATCGGCGCCTTTGGTGAAGTGTGTCTGACGCGTAAAGTGGACACGTGTGCCCTTTATGCCATGAAAACACTTCGCAAGAAAGACGTCCTCAACCGCAACCAGGTGATTaaattgttaatttaatttaatttaattttacagACTGAATTTATCCACTAATAATGTGCCTTTTGAATATCATTTAAGTTATTGCAAACTGCTGGTAACAACttgttaaatatataatttaaattaCTTCCTCTGATGCAGGTGGCTCACGTGAAGGCGGAGCGGGACATCTTAGCGGAGGCAGACAACGAGTGGGTGGTGCGTCTCTATTACTCCTTCCAGGACCGGGACAGCCTGTACTTTGTCATGGATTACATCCCCGGAGGAGACATGATGAGCTTGCTCATCCGGATGGGCGTCTTCCCCGAACCTCTTGCACGCTTCTACGTGGCGGAGTTGACGCTGGCCATTGAGAGTGTCCACAAGATGGGCTTCATCCACCGCGACATCAAGCCCGACAACATCCTCATCGACCTGGACGGACACATTAAGCTGACAGACTTCGGCCTGTGCACGGGCTTCCGCTGGACACACAACTCCAAGTACTACCAGAAAGGTGAGACACTTCATTATTGTGCTTATGATGTTCTTACTAAATGACTTAAATATCTTATTATGCACATCCACACAAAAGCCACAAAAGCATCAGGAAAAAAATAGTATTATAGTATATATGGCAGTTGACCATGACACaggctctcccacacacagccagagacgcTTCTGTTGCTTTGCAACATCTTTTATTAATCTCTCAACACAAAATGAACCTCAACTTAAACTTCAGCTTTTGAGCTCAGTCTCTCCTGTGTGAGTGTCTCTCCTCAGTGTCCGTTCTCTGTGTCCCTCCAAGGCAGCTCAGTCACTGCCTTTTACCAGTGAGGATCAGTCTGCCAAAAGCTTCACCtgtgctgattgatcctcttTGGTGAAggtgctctcccagccccctcacTTCCAcactaatatatttattatttgtaattAGTTTgtcaaatacagaaatataacatgtttttttgcgAAAAATTTACATAAGACATATTGATCCAAAGTTTTTCTAAATATAGAAACATTAACAAAATATTTCTCAACCCTCTGCAAGTTATTTGAACTATTTATCTGACGTCACTGCATGTCATTATGTTGTTTTCACTGCATTTAACGAAACAAAAAGATATCATCAACAGCGTACAgcatgatgaaggagaagaacgAAGCCTGGGTATTTTCTGTGTGTGGAGTCTTACGACCTTGTTACTCTTCTTCTGTCTTCAGGAAGTCACATCAGACAGGACAGCATGGAGCCCAGTGACTTTTGGGACGACGTGTCTAACTGTCGCTGTGGTGATCGGCTGATGACACTCGAGCAACGCGCCAACAGGCAGCACCAGCGCTGCCTTGCTCACTCCCTGGTCGGAACACCTAACTACATAGCACCCGAGGTGCTGCTGCGCAAAGGTGGGTAACAATAAGACGGATACTTAATGGAGACAGTGActgaaataataatactaaCAATAATACAGTTATGTATCTGACAACtgaaaaaactttttattttgtgaatatTTAACCAAATTTGATCCAGATTTAAGGGTTCAGAGGCTACTGCTTTGAGTCACATTCACGTGTAGCACATGTGACAACTCGTTTAAAATGGACCAGAGGCTGAAGAATTCAAAATATACATAATcatgaacaaaatgaaaattagtTTCAGCCTTTTAAGATTGTATATCTTATGTATAAAGTTTCCAACTTTATCTTCAGGGTTAGAGAAAACTTTATTCTCGTATTAGGGCAATTCAATGTTTACTATAATGAGggattatgttaaaaaaaaaaatgaccctTGCATATACAATACTTAATTTTTGCATATACAGTCGTCTGAAAATATTTTAAGCATAATACAATAACTATATTTGATTAAACACAGTAAAAAATGTAGACCTACTGTTCCAAAACTATAGAATTGGGTATAAAAAGGCTTCTACAGTGTGGATCCAGCATCAATATGTGAACATCCTCAATTAGTTTGATTTCAAATGAATGTGCTGAAATCACAGCATGTGTCTGAACAGATACTTATAATAGCTGATTGTGCTGTCTATGTAAAGTGAGCAGACTTATAGATACATTTGATATTTGGCCTTGTGTGCAGGCTACACCCAGCTATGTGACTGGTGGAGCGTCGGCGTTATCCTGTTTGAGATGCTGGTGGGACAGCCGCCCTTCCTGGCTTCCACACCCACCGAGACCCAGATTAAGGTCAGTGAAGAAGACAAATATCCCCAGTTTTGATTTACAATGAAAATCATTGACCAGCGGATGAGTGAATGTCCGCCTGGTGTCAGTTGAGGTGCAGCAGGCAAACTGTCAAACTCAAGTCAAATACTGGTTATATAAAACTGCATCTGACATGGGTGTAGCTATAGTAATCTCATGTCTCTCCCTTCCACAGGTCATAAACTGGGAGAGCACGCTGCAGGTGCCTGCACAGGTCAAACTCAGCCCAGAGTCTGTCGACATAATCGCtcgcctctgctgctctgcggAGGATCGACTGGGCTCCAATGGAGCCGGCGAAATCAAGTCCCACCCCTTCTTCACCCAGATGGACTTCTCCAGCAATCAACGGCAGCAGCCGGCCCCCTACCAGCCCAAGATCGCCCACCCAATGGACACGTCCAACTTTGaccctgtggaggaggagggcggccCCGGGGCATGGAGTGACAGCGGGGACAGCACCCGGGCTTTGGACATTCTCTTCTCCCCAAATGGGAAGCACCCAGAGCACGCCTTCTACGAATTCACCTTCCGCAGGTTCTTCGACGACAACGGCTGCCCTTTCCGCTACCCCAAGCCGCTTGAGGCTAGCGAGATGCCGTCGAGCATCACCGGAGCCAGTGGCATGGGGGAGGAGGCGGAACAAGACGAAGAGGAtgacgaagaagaagatgaagaggatggagaagagcAGGGAGAGGGATGTGAGCCAGTGTATGTGTAGAGCTGCAGACTGAACTCTTACTAACGTTCATCATTCAGCTTGTGGCCCTCCACCgctctctttctgtttgtgtctttgtgtgtttatacatATCTGGCATGTGTGATTGTTAACTTGAGGGAGCAGGAACATCGCCACCTTGTGGAATCTATAATGCCTCCACCCTGACTTCAAAAACAAGACTCCCCTGATCCGGGACCAAGAGACAACATTCAGCACGTTACTGACTGCATCTAGGGTGAAGCGAATGCGGTTTGCAGAGCAAGACTCAGACTGGTAAGGTTGCACTGAGATCCATGGGAACGTAAGGATGTCTGGATCCAATGGTTCTAGTTAGAGGACTGCTTCTGGTTCTTCCAGCAGTTTCTTCTCCCATTCCTTCCACCCTTGGTCTTACGGACGATCGAAACACCTCAACGGTGATTATCTGACACGGGAAGTTACTTCCTGTTCTACCTGAGCTGCTTTTTACGGCAATGTGAAGAGTGGAACTAGTTTACTTGTTGATCGTGCACGGGGAAGAGGGAGATTCGGGTGGGGTGGGGACTAGCGACACACCTCTTACACAGCTGCTGCAAAATAAGCTACAAAATGCATGCGTGCACGCACCCACACTTATTCAGTACAGGTTGTGTTCGGGTCACAAAGGATGAAAGTGCACGGCTCTCTGCAGATAGATTGCCTCTTCTCTCAGAAGTCGTCTTAGACCAGATagaaaaatgttgtttttggcGTGAAAGAGAATTCGACAttgaattttcaattttttaaaaatatttttgtgcCTTTTCTCTTAAATTTCTACCTTTTTCTGACATGaaatttaaaggagacatatgatgcttttttcagtgtttctttcATGTAGTGTGTTGTATGTAAAGATGCTGCAAAGCCAAAAAGCCCCAAGTCTGCAGTAAAGGGAGCTCGTCTCCCCCGCAGAGAACACTGCTCCTGAAGGTCCTTAAACGCCTCATCAGATGTCCGGCTGATACTTAGGCACCATTGTGACATCAGTAGTATTGGAATTGTTGTGATGGAAatagttgaccaatcacaacagagtggctCAGGTGCCCAATCAGACTGGGCTTTTTTAGGAAGGAGGCCTGAAAGGGACAGTAGCTAAAActaagtgtttgagacagaggctgagagaGGAGCTCCAGCGATGGACGCTCTGAGAAAAGTGACTTATTTTCTGAAACACTCTTTAGAATTGTCAAACTGagtatgagcagaatatgtctcctttaaaaagaaaatagaaagaaacCAAACCAAATAGTTTTTGGTTGTTCTGTCCTCTACATCCACAGCTGCCTCATTTTGTGCCAACTGTcgttaatgttttgtcctgtagATGGAGCCAGATACTCCTTCCCTCAGAGGATGCTGTTACAAATATCCTCGTTATTGTGAAATACTTCCTGTTACTGACTCTCTGTCTGGACTGACCATTTCAAATGTTACCTCCAGCAAAAATCCACAACCTACACAGACGCAAAGAGAGTCTGTAGAGTTTGCTTTGGGCTCTACAGCCATATTTGATTTCCAGTCTGATCCAAGACTTATTTAAACCATCAATTTCACTTTCAGCCTCACATGCAGTTCAATTCTGCTTGTAAATcagatgaaaaatacatatttttgttcATATGATCCGTCTTGTTTATGAGGGGGACAGATTATTTCACGCGTTAGCACAACCGTTTCTCATGCTTTGTTTTAAAGACTGATTCACAAAGGCTTGAAACATCAGCTCAGGTCTCTGACTGagaagtacaaacacacacatacactcagatTGACCAAGATTTACACTTTTACAGCAATTTTTGAAAGATCAGCCCCACTGTTGCATTTTAATTTAACCAGCCTCATCGGATCTCTGGAGGCAGTCACAACACAAAGCGACGCGTTTTTACAACAGCCAAACATGTGATAGTTTGACTATgtgcaatacaaaaaaaatacattatatatagtTTTCTAAACACTTactatcttttttttgtttttttagcttttagtactgaaatgtacaaatatattggtttatatatattttccttttcagttACATCATGCTGCTTATTAATGTGGTTaatattatttacattattattataattgctATAACATGTGTacctgtttttttcctttcaaaaGAAGTGTTGGCTCAGTTGCCATGTGTGCGTGGGTTTTGAAAGTATCGAGCTATGTGCCTTTTCTAATTGAATGTTGGAGTGTGTGTCGCGCCCAGTGACAGCAGGAGACGGCGACGATGATCAGTGTTTGCAGAACCTTTGCTCGCTTTGCCTCCTGCGGCCGGGCTGGTCCTGAACGCAGGAGAGAGGAGCGTGGAAAAGGTTTCACGGTTCAGAAAGAGACGATAGAAGTAAGAGGAGCGAGGCATGTCGGCTTTAGGAAATGTAATTGTAAAATAAGAATGAATTGCTTTCTCTATTTTACAAACAAACGGTTAAACTTCAGTTAAGAGTTGGTATTTggtacattttctttatttatccgaAATGACCACAAAGTTTGAGTGATTTTTAACTCTGTACTTCTACTACAGAATCGATCCATGTTCTGTATCACTCAGCAGATGACGCGTCCTCCTACACCTTCATGCTTATTGACAATCAGTAAACGGTGACCGCTCTCTTTGAACTGAGCTGTGCGCTTCATTAATACCCAGCCGTTCCAACAGTATTGTGAATTTGACTCGATGGCAAACGCTTAAGAAGTCAAAACTTGTCCAGTGATTATCTGATTCAGAACTTGTTGAATGATGAAAAATGTGTGGATAAGATTTGTtacagatgattttttttaattattattatttttgcttgACAATGTATTGAACGTTTAGcttttttatgtaaatgtgcCTTGTGTTCTAAAGTGAGCAGCACAATCTTTAAAAGATTTCCTTCTCTACGATCTCTTCTTCACAGACATCTGTTATTACTGTTGATGTGGGGAAACTGACTGAGCATTCTGTTCCACGTTCTCACTGGCTTTGTTTACATACAcaaatattattgttgttattctgGTCAGCAATTTACATCAAGTAGAGTTAGAATTGCTCCAAGTAGAGCTCATACATCTGCCAACAACCCCCTTAATTTTGATCATACCGtaaaccaaattgcacacaatcGGATATAAGCCCCCAAAATATGGGCAAATTTAtaattttcaatttaaaaaaaaataaaaatagatttaaTCAAGTTTCCTAAATTGTGCCCTGGGAAATTGTTGAGTGTCAAAATAAGTCTCAAAATTGTACAtaatttgatgaaaaaaatattcctggatcCGTATCTTTTTCAGATGTGCGCTAAAATTAGGTGTTTTTTCTTGGCCCGTTTCCTATCGTTCCACCAGGTTTTGGATAAAGCAATAAATTAAAGCTACTGCGATCAAAGACTGAAACGACCTATCTGAAAGAGACTTTTTTTCCTTGGATGACATGAAAACACCATAAAAATTGTGTTTACAGTGACTCTGTTTACTTACAGTTACAATATACAGCTTCAGGATGGTTTTATTTGTAGTGGactgtttaaataaaaattttGTGGACTGAAAgaattttttcaaatgtgaaagTGTCTGTAAACACAGCCAGTGTTTCCTGTGAGTTGCTGACCTGAACCACAGTCTTCTGCAGATCCATCACTTGTGGATGAGGTGCCTTGCTCGATGGCACCATCACTGTGACTGTTAAAGCAGGCAGACGTTGCTCTCTCACTCTTCCCGATCCAGTTGTTTCTGTGATCCGGTCCAGACGTCCTTCCACTTCTCTAAACCTCTCGTTGACTAGGACAGACTGCTGCATGAACAAATAGCTTTATAACGACTCTGTGTAGAGTGTGTGAGTGCCACAAAGTGTGTGAGGTGTTTcctggatgtgttttttttaaggttaaAGAGTGATGACTGACAATCTTCAACTGACTTGATTTCTTCACTTGtatctttttcattttgtatttttactctaAGGAGCCTCTGCTCATTTTTTATGCTTCTTAATGTATGATACAATTCTGTTACTcttgaatttatatttatacagatatacatattttttgtaTCTTTTCCCCCCATTGTGCTAATGTTCAAACATCCATGTCTACACAGTATTATAGATGATGTAATGTGGACAGCtatctcttttttttacatttatgtaTGAACTGAGAATTTGTAAAAATGCTTTCACAGtcgttgtgtgtaaaatgtatgtataaattaaattaaccaATGTGGACTCTGgctttatttaattatatttgacATGTGAACAGCGTGACAAAGAAGATTtattccaattttttttaaatgttatgttGGGGAATGTCATTGCTTGATATcccatttgattatttttttatctaatAAAAAGACTTGTGAGTAAAGTCAGttgagaagaagaggggaacATCCACCAGCTCTCCATGCTACTTTCCCCCAGAAATATAACTTTTTTCCTTAGTAAATTAAAACTTTATTCTTATAATATTTAGAATTTCTTCTGAATTAATACTTTATTCTATGTACGACTTTACACTCATACTTTACGATTTTGGTATTTTGAAATCGTGACTTGTCAAATTACAACCTAATCCTTTTAAATTACAATTCTATTCTCATTAAATGATTACTATTATCGTAATATGACatctctcattaaaaacattaaaacatgtttattgtaTTCTAATATTACAATTTTAGTCTTTAGATACAGACTTGTATTTCAACTTGTATTCTTGACTTTTTCTCATATAACAACTTTATAATTCTAATCTAATGACATCCCTCTCAATTCTGACTTTCacttaatattacaactttctcaaaatattaaaattaagaCCTTTTTCCTCATTAAACTACAACTTAATTTGCATGATAtattggctccaggcaggaggatatcagaggacattaaggctcaaacatgatgtaaatgtaaagccgtttcgagttgaatttgaatgtctgcGGTTTACGGACACTTTAATTTGTCaccatttacttaaattgtaaTGGATTTGGCACACAACTGTTTACACTTGAGACTCCAGAAGGGTCCTGTGGACTCCAACACTTCACctacccctccatcggcatagtggtggtGTAGATAAGGAgtgactttctttttcttctgtgaactatccctgtaattacacaggtgCTTACGTTCTACAGGGCACATTGTTCCAGTACACATTAAATTGTGATTAACATTCCTATATAGGGTATTTTTTCCAaggatatttattttatttttggggggagggggggttgcaGCACCCCGCATTAACATTAGTTAACATTAGTGTTCCcttaatatttttgtattcaaCTTTCTTACGGTGCTTATAAGATGCTCAGATTTAATTTTGCTTCAATCAGTGTTGCCTGATCAATCAGTGTTGCCAATTTAGCGACTTTGTCGCTAAATCTGGCCACTTTCCAAACCCTCATGGcgatttttttgtcaaaagctactagcgacaaatctagcgactttttctgGTGATACTAGCGACTCCTGCAGCGCAACTcttgaggcgcacatctc from Pleuronectes platessa chromosome 14, fPlePla1.1, whole genome shotgun sequence carries:
- the lats2 gene encoding serine/threonine-protein kinase LATS2, with product MRPKTFPAAPYVGNTRQRLQEIKEGLKQPAKLVSQALHGGSSRGDGSRGADCKSGKDTASRQQQVRPPQKFNNYQNALREIRKSLMPFANESGPSSGSGHPSGAGEVNRQMLQELVNAGCDQEMAMRALKQTGSRNIEAALEYISKMGYLDPRTELIVRVIKQTSPGKAGMPNAMDHRPAMEASGEAAVMPSYHQMGATMYEGAGGYGPEGEMPRPYMSAPPVMNYMMPQPGAAQGSAMGNPMGRPPSMGNYPPVMASQNNQANTMYPPGGQQKGYPGSMEQHCPMMSYNVPGQPLQLQPQPPGGPVSGPHYDYGHARPHMMEPASYGVKRTPSFQNKMAPPSMVPQDNYVNMQGKGAMGQNGPGGGGGYPANLYLPPHSHPRQASPTSHQVHMMSRSPGGVAAMGPDFSDLPQSLMTPSRASLNLDLYEHHWAGPPGPEGAPPARQPQPQGPFRGEVRVPSRTNSFNSRSAGPNVVRPSMAAPPAAGKQDPSLGLPNTITAVTSPPIQQPVKSIRVMRPEPKTAVGPCHPGWMTAQGQDASDSLAYMPEETYPLESAQEQRCPPPPYPKSLLMSSTAGEPGTLDGAMCGAQDHSNPAARSTHNGSGGSGKGEESQQVKEKTKMGKGEKPVKDKKQIQTSPVPVRKNGRDEEKRESRIKTYSPFAFKFYMEQHIENVMKTHQQKLNRRLQLEQEMSKAGLSEAEQEQMRKMLNQKESNYNRLRRAKMDKSMFVKIKTLGIGAFGEVCLTRKVDTCALYAMKTLRKKDVLNRNQVAHVKAERDILAEADNEWVVRLYYSFQDRDSLYFVMDYIPGGDMMSLLIRMGVFPEPLARFYVAELTLAIESVHKMGFIHRDIKPDNILIDLDGHIKLTDFGLCTGFRWTHNSKYYQKGSHIRQDSMEPSDFWDDVSNCRCGDRLMTLEQRANRQHQRCLAHSLVGTPNYIAPEVLLRKGYTQLCDWWSVGVILFEMLVGQPPFLASTPTETQIKVINWESTLQVPAQVKLSPESVDIIARLCCSAEDRLGSNGAGEIKSHPFFTQMDFSSNQRQQPAPYQPKIAHPMDTSNFDPVEEEGGPGAWSDSGDSTRALDILFSPNGKHPEHAFYEFTFRRFFDDNGCPFRYPKPLEASEMPSSITGASGMGEEAEQDEEDDEEEDEEDGEEQGEGCEPVYV